From a single Hyalangium gracile genomic region:
- a CDS encoding GAF domain-containing protein yields the protein MPWGLIVEPNAACASKFQNLLVEAGLDPVVVQDGKAAKTTLQQRTEDPAVLITELSLAGVDGFELIRDLRKRSSSPRIIVVSSFVKMRNAALERKDLLGIQEILAKGAPFESFRRTLFRALGRTLPQATAAAALHERSAPSPSPETPLLPPRLQAAPSVSLSSESAAALARERERLAKLASLHLVDDGPPDEALQNLVRETAQTFNVPIALLSLVLEDRQWFKAHTGLGGKLLEERGTEREVALCAHVVEAEKAEPLVVPDAATHPVFSTNRLVREGVFRSYAGAPLVTRQGTVLGTLCILDKKPLSITAEQVDALMALARRVAGELELGTQLRKSQRSLDAERKAHSIARLKADILATTLDGLDDAVMLFDHRRIILYANEFMALLADRTVSELIGLHRDEFIRAFAERFKDPMDFMRRVRIPADGPYVGREDFELQQFRRRVVRWSSRPVAFADGNFGQVTVYRDVTDEIELSEELARRAVPG from the coding sequence ATGCCCTGGGGATTGATCGTCGAGCCGAATGCCGCCTGTGCCTCGAAGTTCCAGAACTTGCTGGTGGAGGCGGGCCTCGATCCCGTCGTCGTTCAAGACGGCAAGGCCGCGAAGACCACGCTCCAGCAGCGCACGGAGGACCCCGCTGTCCTGATCACCGAGCTGTCCCTGGCGGGCGTCGACGGCTTCGAGCTGATTCGCGATCTGCGCAAGCGCTCGTCCAGCCCACGGATCATCGTGGTCTCCTCCTTCGTGAAGATGCGCAACGCGGCGCTCGAGAGGAAGGACCTGCTGGGCATCCAGGAGATCCTCGCCAAGGGCGCCCCCTTCGAGTCCTTCCGCCGGACCCTCTTCCGCGCGCTCGGACGCACGCTGCCCCAGGCGACCGCCGCCGCTGCTCTCCACGAGCGTTCCGCGCCCTCGCCTTCACCCGAGACTCCCCTCCTGCCCCCGCGTCTCCAGGCGGCCCCCAGCGTCAGCCTCTCCTCCGAGAGCGCCGCGGCCCTCGCCCGAGAGCGGGAGCGGCTGGCGAAGCTCGCCAGCCTGCACCTCGTCGATGATGGGCCGCCAGATGAGGCGCTCCAGAACCTCGTGCGGGAGACGGCGCAGACCTTCAACGTGCCCATCGCCCTCCTGTCGCTGGTGCTCGAGGACCGGCAGTGGTTCAAGGCGCATACGGGGCTCGGCGGCAAGCTGTTGGAAGAGCGCGGCACCGAGCGCGAAGTGGCGCTCTGCGCCCATGTGGTGGAGGCGGAGAAGGCCGAGCCCCTGGTGGTCCCGGATGCCGCCACCCACCCCGTGTTCAGCACCAACCGGCTGGTGCGTGAGGGCGTGTTCCGCTCATACGCGGGCGCCCCCCTCGTCACCCGCCAGGGCACGGTGCTGGGGACGCTGTGCATCCTCGACAAGAAGCCGCTGTCCATCACCGCCGAGCAGGTGGATGCGCTGATGGCCCTGGCGCGCCGGGTGGCCGGCGAGCTCGAGCTCGGCACCCAGCTCCGGAAGAGCCAGCGCTCGCTGGATGCGGAGCGCAAGGCCCACTCCATCGCGCGCCTGAAAGCCGACATCCTGGCGACCACGCTCGATGGCCTGGATGACGCGGTGATGCTCTTCGATCACCGGCGCATCATCCTCTACGCCAACGAGTTCATGGCCCTGCTGGCGGATCGCACCGTGTCCGAGCTGATCGGCCTGCACCGCGACGAGTTCATCCGCGCCTTCGCGGAGCGCTTCAAGGACCCCATGGACTTCATGCGGAGGGTGCGCATCCCCGCGGACGGCCCCTATGTGGGGCGAGAGGACTTCGAGCTCCAGCAGTTCCGGCGGCGCGTGGTCCGCTGGAGCTCTCGGCCGGTGGCGTTCGCCGATGGCAACTTCGGCCAGGTCACCGTCTATCGGGATGTGACGGACGAGATCGAGCTCTCCGAGGAGCTCGCGAGGAGAGCGGTGCCTGGCTAG